The following coding sequences lie in one Primulina huaijiensis isolate GDHJ02 chromosome 2, ASM1229523v2, whole genome shotgun sequence genomic window:
- the LOC140965579 gene encoding ubiquitin carboxyl-terminal hydrolase 17-like, with translation MLLGADLGWWLSRVVVVVVVGWFVARRKWRLAVARRQEIKRLLALASDETARAELEALATYCGYEEEPMAMVPGSSPQRQFQYQCEVCFSPTTTRCKRCKAVRYCSGKCQIIHWRLGHKDECSSFSSHPSDDVVLFEQDEFQSRDNLNGIASRHPLSSGDYVCSDPSLHLLSGKKSNTIANNYDGKETGNISKASVDSLPDEQISSTISSNMPIASNRNFNESNQFEAVKPLLAKQSSSTNMVEDVAITGVSLQFESGCIDTDELSESSISLGRDASGSEELSLFEPSTASDFWEATVEPIRSKIDAPDELRVIKDQNSRSSCFSSSGRNDAHVEVLGFGMNKVMKDTLSPTSLARNPTHEATLSEERNADCLKSRGPILLNCQVPTHLNVKNTSPEWSSKTENAKSSFSGTSLEHKGSESKGLARNKDVVEARGLQYLAPKILESKVDRTFANSDAVKCRVNDSKIDVPSSGCTRKHTILDVQSVKSGGGRGCDVHNAKSGINASTRRVMDQLQASNSIRQSYLGSKIGPIGKYEGSFSYERFVQLYNWNKVELRPRGLMNCGNSCYANAVLQCLVFTPPLTSYFLQGLHSKTCGKREWCFTCEFELLVKKAREGNSPVSPAPVLSQMERLGSHLGHGREEDAHEFLRYAIDAMQYVHLKEARFNKPNSLDEETTLVGLTFGGYLRSKIECMRCGGKSEQHERIMDLSVEIGGDIGTVQEALHQFTRSEILDGENKYHCGRCKSYEKAKKKLRVLEAPNVLTIALKRFQSGQYGKLNKVVKFPDVLNLAPFMSGTSDKSPIYRLYGVVVHLDSMNATFSGHYVCYLKNNAGRWFKADDITVQPVELEKVLSTAAYMLFYARCSPRSPKLRKSAIVPLESRKVQNQTCRCKFHPAEQWDAATCEWNGQTCNDCFYQHCSRYHLIRANSEEDALSDNSSSIFSETGSHSTESSNKESTSTDDIFDQMLGDLGNHLNKSWRSSSDSDTSSASSSPSPLYTRHSPLSDLDRYSSDTETSGSNLVKSSSQGTVSTEKRRVSFSCPNPHTRLVGSNSSCSCSRENDSNRVVGCNNSRDNEKSVYLSNSLALRRGTTSSRGREK, from the exons ATGCTTTTGGGAGCGGATCTAGGGTGGTGGTTGTCCCgtgtggtggtggtggtggtggttggGTGGTTCGTTGCTCGCCGGAAATGGCGGCTCGCGGTGGCACGGAGGCAGGAGATCAAGAGGCTGTTAGCCTTGGCATCGGACGAGACAGCTAGGGCCGAGCTCGAGGCCTTAGCTACCTACTGCGGCTATGAGGAGGAACCGATGGCCATGGTGCCGGGATCGTCTCCCCAACGGCAATTCCAGTATCAGTGTGAGGTCTGCTTTAGTCCAACTACAACGCGCTGCAAGAGATGTAAAGCTGTTCGTTACTG CTCTGGAAAGTGTCAAATAATTCATTGGCGACTAGGTCACAAGGATGAATGCAGTTCATTTTCCTCTCACCCGAGCGATGATGTGGTGCTCTTTGAGCAAGATGAGTTTCAAAGCAGAGACAATTTGAATGGGATTGCTTCAAGACATCCTCTATCATCTGGAGACTACGTATGTTCTGATCCCTCTCTTCATCTGCTCAGTGGGAAGAAGAGCAATACAATTGCAAACAATTATGATGGGAAAGAAACTGGTAATATTTCCAAAGCATCGGTCGACTCACTTCCTGATGAACAAATTTCATCCACCATTTCGAGTAACATGCCCATTGCTTCAAATAGAAATTTTAACGAATCCAATCAATTTGAGGCAGTTAAGCCCCTCTTGGCCAAGCAATCTAGTTCGACCAATATGGTAGAGGATGTTGCTATAACTGGTGTTTCACTTCAGTTCGAATCGGGTTGCATTGATACAGATGAGCTATCAGAATCTTCAATTTCATTGGGCAGAGATGCTTCAGGATCTGAAGAACTTTCACTTTTTGAACCTTCCACGGCCTCTGATTTTTGGGAGGCAACAGTTGAACCCATTAGATCTAAGATTGATGCACCTGATGAATTGCGTGTCATAAAAGATCAAAATTCTCGCTCTTCTTGTTTTTCCTCTTCGGGTAGAAACGATGCTCACGTGGAAGTGCTTGGTTTTGGCATGAACAAAGTCATGAAAGATACTCTCAGTCCCACATCACTGGCCAGAAATCCAACACACGAAGCTACATTATCAGAGGAAAGAAATGCAGATTGTTTGAAGTCCAGAGGACCGATTTTATTGAACTGCCAAGTGCCTACCCATCTTAATGTTAAAAATACCTCACCTGAATGGAGCTCAAAGACGGAAAATGCTAAATCCTCCTTCTCTGGTACTAGTCTTGAACATAAAGGTTCTGAATCTAAAGGGCTTGCGCGGAATAAAGATGTTGTTGAAGCTCGTGGCTTGCAATATCTAGCTCCTAAAATATTGGAGAGTAAAGTTGATAGGACATTTGCTAATTCAGATGCTGTGAAATGTCGAGTAAATGATTCTAAAATTGATGTGCCTTCTAGTGGCTGCACCAGGAAGCATACTATTCTGGATGTGCAGTCTGTGAAAAGTGGAGGTGGCCGTGGTTGTGATGTGCACAATGCTAAAAGTGGTATTAATGCGTCAACAAGGAGAGTCATGGACCAACTTCAAGCTTCTAACTCCATTAGGCAAAGTTATTTGGGTTCTAAAATTGGTCCTATAGGAAAATACGAG GGTTCATTTTCATATGAACGTTTCGTACAGCTTTACAACTGGAACAAGGTTGAGTTACGCCCACGTGGACTCATGAATTGTGGGAATAG TTGTTATGCAAATGCTGTACTCCAGTGTTTGGTGTTTACGCCACCCCTCACATCTTATTTTCTCCAGGGACTTCATTCTAAAACTT GTGGAAAGAGAGAATGGTGCTTCACCTGTGAGTTTGAGTTGCTAGTTAAGAAGGCCAGAGAAGGAAATTCTCCTGTGTCTCCTGCCCCTGTGCTGTCTCAGATGGAGCGTCTAGGAAGCCATTTGGGTCATGGGAGGGAGGAAGATGCTCATGAATTTCTCAG ATATGCTATCGATGCAATGCAATATGTACACCTCAAAGAAGCTAGGTTTAACAAGCCAAACTCTTTGGATGAAGAAACAACTCTGGTTGGGCTCACATTTGGAGGGTACCTCCGTTCAAAG ATTGAGTGCATGAGATGTGGAGGTAAATCTGAACAGCATGAAAGAATAATGGATCTCTCTGTTGAGATAGGAGGAGATATTGGGACTGTACAAGAGGCCCTACATCAGTTCACTCGCTCGGAGATTTTAGATGGCGAAAATAAATACCACTGTGGCAG ATGCAAATCCTATGAGAAGGCCAAAAAGAAGTTGAGGGTGTTGGAGGCTCCTAATGTTCTCACTATTGCTCTTAAAAGATTTCAG TCGGGTCAATATGGGAAGCTGAATAAAGTAGTCAAGTTCCCTGATGTTTTGAATTTAGCTCCATTTATGAGTGGAACAAGTGACAAGTCCCCAATTTACCGCCTTTATGGGGTAGTAGTTCACTTGGATTCTATGAATGCCACATTTTCTGGTCACTACGTGTGTTACCTAAAGAATAATGCGGGAAGGTGGTTCAAAGCTGATGACATAACA GTCCAACCAGTGGAACTTGAAAAGGTTTTGTCGACGGCTGCATACATGCTTTTTTATGCGAG GTGCTCTCCTCGTTCTCCAAAACTGAGAAAAAGTGCCATTGTTCCTCTTGAGTCTAGAAAAGTACAAAATCAGACTTGTAGGTGTAAATTCCATCCAGCAGAACAATGGGATGCCGCCACATGCGAATGGAATGGTCAGACCTGCAATGACTGCTTTTATCAGCATTGCTCGAGGTACCATCTGATTCGGGCAAATTCAGAAGAGGATGCTTTAAGTGACAATTCTTCCTCTATCTTCTCTGAAACTGGGTCCCATAGCACCGAGAGTAGTAACAAGGAATCCACAAGCACAGATGACATTTTCGATCAAATGCTGGGGGATCTGGGAAACCACTTGAATAAATCATGGAGAAGCTCTTCAGATTCTGACACATCTTCTGCATCATCATCTCCATCTCCCCTTTATACAAGGCACTCACCACTTTCTGATTTGGACCGCTACTCTTCAGACACCGAGACTAGTGGTTCTAATCTTGTCAAATCAAGTTCTCAAGGCACAGTTTCAACAGAGAAAAGGAGAGTTTCATTTTCGTGCCCCAACCCACATACGAGGTTAGTCGGTAGTAATAGTAGTTGTTCTTGTAGTAGGGAGAATGACTCCAATAGAGTAGTAGGATGCAATAACTCTCGGGATAACGAGAAAAGTGTATATTTATCAAACTCTCTTGCATTGAGACGGGGAACTACGAGTTCGAGGGGACGGGAGAAATGA